The Tamandua tetradactyla isolate mTamTet1 chromosome 8, mTamTet1.pri, whole genome shotgun sequence genome includes a window with the following:
- the LOC143643243 gene encoding olfactory receptor 8D4-like, translated as MCMRNHSTVTEFVLSGLTDQAELQLPLFCFFLGIYMVTVIGNLGMISIIGLNAQLHTPMYFFLSCLSFLDVCYSSVITPKMLAGLSYGGKMISYSGCMTQLFFFCIFAICECYMLAAMAYDRYIAICNPLLYNVIMSPRICSLLVAAVFSVGFIDAMIHGGCILRLSFCGTNIIRHYFCDIVPLIKLSCCNTYIDELLIFVIGGFNMVTTSLTIIISYAFILSSILHVNSKEGRSKAFNTCSSHLTAVLIFYGSLMFMYLKPTSSSSVTQEKVSSVFYTTVIPMLNPLIYSLRNREVQNALRKLLRRKIPS; from the coding sequence ATGTGTATGAGAAATCATTCCACAGTGACCGAGTTTGTTCTTTCAGGATTAACTGACCAAGCAGAGCTTCAGTTGCCTCTATTCTGCTTCTTCTTGGGGATATACATGGTTACTGTGATAGGAAACCTTGGCATGATCTCAATAATTGGGTTGAATGCTCAACTTCATActcccatgtattttttcctcagttgtttgtcttttttagaTGTTTGTTATTCTTCGGTCATCACCCCCAAAATGCTGGCGGGACTTTCATACGGAGGTAAAATGATCTCCTATTCTGGATGCATGACTCagctgttttttttctgtatttttgccaTTTGCGAATGCTACATGTTGGCAGCAATGGCTTATGATCGCTACATTGCCATCTGTAACCCTCTCCTCTACAACGTCATCATGTCCCCTCGGATCTGCTCTCTGCTGGTGGCTGCAGTCTTCTCAGTAGGTTTTATTGATGCCATGATTCATGGAGGTTGTATCTTAAGACTGTCTTTCTGTGGGACAAACATCATTAGACATTATTTCTGTGACATCGTCCCCCTTATTAAACTCTCCTGTTGTAACACTTACATTGATGAGCTTTTGATTTTTGTCATTGGTGGATTTAACATGGTGACCACCAGCCTGACCATCATCATCTCATATGCTTTTATCCTTTCCAGCATCCTCCACGTCAACTCTAAAGAGGGCAGGTCCAAGGCATTTAACACCTGCAGCTCCCACCTGACAGCTGTTCTCATATTTTATGGCTCTCTCATGTTCATGTATCTCAAACCCACTTCCAGTAGTTCAGTCACCCAGGAGAAGGTATCCTCAGTGTTTTACACCACCGTTATTCCCATGCTGAATCCCCTGATATATAGTCTGCGGAACAGGGAAGTACAAAATGCACTGAGGAAGCtcttaagaagaaaaataccttCATAA